From Callospermophilus lateralis isolate mCalLat2 unplaced genomic scaffold, mCalLat2.hap1 Scaffold_1388, whole genome shotgun sequence, the proteins below share one genomic window:
- the LOC143640226 gene encoding LOW QUALITY PROTEIN: uncharacterized protein LOC143640226 (The sequence of the model RefSeq protein was modified relative to this genomic sequence to represent the inferred CDS: inserted 1 base in 1 codon; substituted 1 base at 1 genomic stop codon), which translates to MNPNHIQEYSSEKCLKHIFHEVINAKYRSCNIDFLSQKKTWKTTSDSEHQKSYKKSGLVHHQRMYTGEKPYICKDCGKVFGRKTHLICHSRTQTREKPYKCTECGKAFGEKSHLICHRRTHTREKPYKCKDCDKAFGQKSSLICHRRTHTGEKANKCNSCGKTLHQKSDLIYHIRYHTGEKPYKCKDCGKAFGKKSQLIRHRRTHTGEKPYKCKDCGKAFGQKSNLICHIRTHTGEKPYKCTECGKAFGQKSSLIYHSRYHTGEKPYKCKDCGKAFGQKSHLICXRRTHTGEKPYKCKDCGKAFGQKSHLIRHRRTHTGEKPFKCKDCDKNFCEKSNLICHRRTHTGEKPYKCKDCGKAFGQKSHLIRHRRTHTGEKPYKCKDCDKNFCEKSNLICHRRTHTGEKPYKCKDCGKVFGQKSNLIYHSRYHTGEKPYKCKDCGKAFGQKSNLICHSITHTGXKPYKCKDCGKAFGQKSHLIYHRRTHTGEKPYKCKDCGKAFGRKSHLICHRRTHTGEKPYKCKDCGKAFGQKSHLIRHSRTHTGEKPYKCEDCDKNFCEISNLICHRRIHTGDQPYKCKDCGKAFGQKSHLICHSRTHTGEKPYKCKDCDKTFREKSNLICHRRTHTGEKPYNCTECWKSFGHKSSLIRHRRNHSEEKP; encoded by the exons atgaATCCTAATCATATCCAAGaatattcatcagaaaagtgcctaaaacatatatttcatgaagtGATAAATGCAAAATACAGAAGTTGTAATATTGACTTTTTATCACAAAAGAAAACATGGAAAACTACAAGTGATagtgaacaccagaaatcatataaaaaatCAGGCCTTGTTCATCACCAGAGAAtgtatactggagagaagccctacatatgtaaagattgtggcaaagtttTTGGTCGAAAaacacaccttatttgccacagcagaactcaaactagagagaaaccatacaaatgtacagaatgtggcaaagcttttggtgaaaaatcacaccttatttgccacagaaggactcacactagagagaagccctacaaatgtaaagattgtgacaaagcttttggtcaaaaatcaagccttatttgccacaggagaactcacactggagagaaggcaAACAAATGTAACAGTTGTGGCAAAACTCTTCATCAAAAATCAGACCTTATTTACCATATCAGatatcacactggagagaagccctacaagtgtaaagattgtggcaaagcttttggtaaaaAATCACAGCTTATTCGCCAcaggagaactcacactggagagaagccctacaaatgtaaagattgtggcaaagcttttggtcaaaaatcaaaccttatttgccacattagaactcacactggagagaagccctacaaatgtacagaatgtggcaaagcttttggtcaaaaatcaagCCTTATTTACCATAGCAGatatcacactggagagaagccctacaagtgtaaagattgtggcaaagcttttggtcaaaaatcacaccttattt caaggagaactcacactggagagaagccctacaaatgtaaagattgtggcaaagcttttggtcaaaaatcacaccttattcgccacaggagaactcacactggagagaagcccttcaaatgtaaagattgtgacaAAAACTTTTGTGAAAAAtcaaaccttatttgccacaggagaactcacactggagagaagccatacaaatgtaaagattgtggcaaagcttttggtcaaaaatcacaccttattcgccacaggagaactcacactggagagaagccctacaaatgtaaagattgcgaCAAAAACTTTTGTGAAAAAtcaaaccttatttgccacaggagaactcacactggagagaagccctacaaatgtaaagattgtggtaaagtttttggtcaaaaatcaaacCTTATTTACCATAGCAGatatcacactggagagaagccctacaagtgtaaagattgtggcaaagcttttggtcaaaaatcaaaccttatttgccacagcataACTCACACCGGAtaaaagccctacaaatgtaaagattgtggtaaagcttttggtcaaaaatcacaccttatttaccacagaagaactcacactggtgagaagccctacaaatgtaaagattgtggcaaagcttttggtcgaaaatcacaccttatttgccacaggagaactcacactggagagaagccctacaaatgtaaagattgtggcaaagcttttggtcaaaaatcacaccttattcgccacagcagaactcacactggagagaagccctacaaatgtgaagattgCGACAAAAACTTTTGTGAAATAtcaaaccttatttgccacaggagaattcacactggagaccAAC cctacaagtgtaaagattgtggcaaagcttttggtcaaaaatcacaccttatttgccacagcagaactcacactggagagaagccctacaaatgtaaagattgtgacaAAACTTTTCGTGAAAAAtcaaaccttatttgccacagaagaactcacactggagagaagccctacaattgTACAGAATGTTGGAAATCTTTTGGTCACAAATCAAGCCTTATTCGCCACAGGAGAAATCACAGTGAAGAGAAGccctaa